ATTATATTTTGTATTATATAAAAATAGCAGTGCTATATGAATTAAATATGAAAAATATATTGAATAGGTAAATAAACAAATTTTATACTTTATTTTTTTCATTTAAATAAATTATCACTCATCATTAAAATGGGTTAAAAGTAGTAAACTATATAATATTTTTATACAAAAATAAATGTATTAACATAGGTTAAACTTGTATATCTACAACTATATATTGTCTTTGTAATTATTTTGAAACTCTCAACAATATAATATGTTGTTTAAAAATGTTATATACAAAAATATAATAGTATATTGTAATTATGAAAATAAATTTTAGTAATTCATTTAAAATATTAATAAAAATAAATTTTAACTATAAATTTCTTTTTATTTTAATTATAAAAAAAACTGCTAAGAAAAGTTTAGAAATATTAACAAAAATTCAAATATTTTTTAAAAATAATATATTAATGTAGTAAAAAAATTCAAAATTCATGTAATGTTCCAAACTCAAAAATAGTTGTGTTATTTTTCAAAGTTTTCTTGACAAAATATAAAATTTGAAAATAAATATCCAAACTAAAAATGAAAAAATTTCAAATTTTACAAAGATAAAATCATAAGATCATGAGAAGTATTAATTTAAAAAAAAAACTTAATATCATAAGATCCAAAAATATACTATATCAATAAAATATACTAAAATAATATGATTATGTATACATTTTACTAAAACAATAAGGGCTGTATTATTTAAGAGCTTAAGTGAGAGAGAGAGAGAGAGAGAGAGAGAAAAGAGATCTTCACCTGTAGAACTCAGATTCTCTCACGCGCTTTAGGATCGTTCCTGCTCCTGAGTGATGACCCGTCTCAAGATCCGAATCCAGGATCTTCTCTAGCGATGGCGACGGTGATTGAAACCGAGGTTAACCATGGATTTTCGAAGGAAAGGTATGGAATGGGAGCAGATATTTCTCATGATAACAAGATCGGGATGATATGGTTTCGATACGGAATTTCGGCGAAACGGGCTCGACGGGACTTACGAAGAGACATACGGTATAGAGGTCTTTAAAGGATAGCTCTATGGAGATCTTTGGATTGGATATGGAATCAATCACAAGATTACAGAGGTATGATTTTCGTTCTCACCAAAACGGACCTTTACTCTCTAGATGTTGAAAGTATGGATATTGATCATTATATTGAATGGCATAGAGCGATACTGGATCTTTCAGATTCTCGGATTGCGATTTCCAGAATCTGTTGTAGGAGATATGGTTTTAATGAGTGAGGGGACAAGCATATGGAATTGCTATAAAAGGAGATGTGAGCTACAACTAATATTCACAGTTTCACATCTCATCTCACTAAAGTTTTATATTTCTATTGGTTCTATCTTGGCTTGGCTGATAATTACTCAGAGTCAGCTTGTGGGATATGAAGAGTGGTGAAGCCAACAGGAAACGTTTCAAGTTTTCAATAAAATATCAGTTATGGAAGCTGTTTGGGATCTTTGGTCACGTTTTCTCTCCTGCTTTAATGTTGCTTATTTCTATTTGTGAGTTTAAAGTATTGGAATAAAAAGGGCTTATTTGATTCATACCGGTGTTTCTCTTTTCTCAGGGTCCAGAATGAGATAATTGAAGAGATGAGGTCTCATGGGCTTATTGGGTCTCATGGTTTCATAGTCAGGTTATGGATTCTGCCGTCTGGGTTACTTTTGTTGAAGCAAGCTCTCTGTTTGGTCTCATCAAACCAGTCACAGAGAGTAGAGCTAGATATGGCAAAGATTCGGAAGGGGGTTCTAAGGTTGGCGCAGATTAGTGCAAGGATAGAAACAAGGATCGTGGATGAGCTTTACTTGGACCTGGCGAGTATTCATCCAGCGGTGTCAGGCTCTGCGAATTTTATGCTAGTGGTTCACCTTGACAACAGAAATATTTCAGGAAACGGGGGATATCTTGATATGGTGTTTGGTTTGGGATGGACACGAAGATCACACCTTTTGTCTATAGAAGAATTGTTAGGAAAATATCATTTTGGTGCAGACTATTATTTGTCTATTTCTATTTTAAAAGCGATAAAGAGGAACGTTTTCTTGAAAAAAAAAGAATTATTGGGTATCATCAAATGTTGGTACTTTGGTCGTAGGCTCCGACGTCAACACTTATATTGAAGAGTGGTATTTTATTAATATGTTGGAACTAAGTGCGCTATTAGGCAAATGGTCACACTAGGAAGAGTTTTTCATTGGCACTTATAAAAAATCTACGGTGAACGACTGGCGTGAAGAAATAGGGAGAAATTATATTCACACTGGCGGGAATGGATTATTGGTTTTCATTACTTCGGAATTTATAAAAAGTAATTTTTGTACGGTATTATATTATGATTGGCGTCGTGTAATTTTCGTTGGTATCCTATGGGCGTTTTGGAGTTTATTGTTACTAGAATACATCTTAAACTTGGCGATCATTTTGGTTTTGATTCGCGACTGGCGGTTGTTTGAAAAAAATTGGTATAATGATTATTATAAGGATACTGAACTACTGAGTATTTGAATGCAGTTCTAATATGGTGGCTATGGGATTTTGAGGTTAAAACATTATCGGATATCATTAAACTTGTACCTTCTGGCTCGAAGGAGCAATTCAAATATTGTTATACATGAAAATATTAAGCTGGAATTGAGAAGACTCGGAAGTTATTGGACCATAAGTTATCTTCGGGAAATATAGCACCAACACAAACCAGAATTTTTATTTTTATCTGAAACGAAACAGGATTTCGATTTTGTACAAAGGTTTCATTCACATTCTGGCTATGATAGTCTGGTTACTGTGGATCCAAATGGTAGGAGCGGTGGTTTAGCTCTCTTTATAACAATGAGTATCAAGTTACAATTATATATTCTAGCAACAGAATGATAGATATTGAGGCGGTGGCCAAAGGAAACCAAATATTTCTTATTTTTGTCTATGGGGAACCAATACAAAAGTTAAGAGAACAGGTCTGGGAGAGACTGACTCGGTACGAATTATCACGATCTGAACCTTGGTTTATTATTGGAGATCTAAGTGAGATCACTGGGAATCATGAGAAGGATGGGGGATCCCTAAGATGTGCAACGTCATTCATTCCTTTTAACAACATGATAAGGAATAATGGACTACTAGAATTGCCGGCTTGAGGTAATAAATTTTCATGGCAAGGAAGGAGAGGCAAAGGAAAAGGTGCAGTGACGGTCAGATGTAGATGGGATGGGGCCTTGGCAAATGAGGAATGACATACTCTTTTCCCATGCTCCTACACAGAATACTTGAGGTTGGTGGACTCTGATCATCGTCTTGTGGTCGCTTTTTTGGAAAATAACTTATCAAGGAAAAAAAGGACAGTTCAGGTTTGATAAGAGATGGATCGGGCAGGAAGGTCTTCTGGAATCAATTGTGACAGGCTGGACAAAAAACCAGAGAGGACAAATTGATGATTTTGTTACAAAAATTAATAATTGTCGTCATGAAATTTCCTTATGGCGAAAAGACAATCAACCTTTTGGGAAGGACAAAATTAAAGATCTTCAACATGCACTTAAGGAAGTTCAATCAGATAAAAATAGATCACAAGAGGAGATTCTTGAGGTTTCCAGGAAGTTACAAGAGGCTTATAAATGAATGGGAAGAATATTGGCATCAGAAAAGCCGGAATATGTGGCACTCATCTGGAGATCTTAATACCAAGTTTTACCATGCCCTGACAAAGCAGCGTAGGGTCTGCAATAAAATAGTGGGACTTCATGATGAAATGGGTAATTGGATAGCATAAGAGAATGGAATTGAGAAGGTGGCGGTTGATTATTTTGAAGGTCTTTTTAGTACCACCACTCCAACGGACTTTAACTTTTTGGAAGAGATAGTACCGTCTATTTTCCCCCCCAAATGAATCAAGTATTATTGAGAATAGCAATAGAGGAAGAGGTCCGACAAGCTTTATTCATGATGCACCCAGAGAAAGTGCCAGGTCCGGATGGAATGACACCCCTGTTTTTTTTTCAGCATTCCTGGCATGTTATTAAGAAGGATGTGGTCGAGATGGTGAATAATTTTTTGGTTACATGAGATATGGATCCACGGTTAAATATTACTAATATTTGTATGATTCCGAAAATAGAGAGATCTACAAGGATGACGGAACTGAGGCCGATAAGTTTATGTAATGTGGGTTACAAGATTATCTCGAAAGTTCTGTGTCAACGACTGAAATTTGCCTCCCACGACTAATATCAGAGACACAATCGGCTTTGTGGAAGGAAGGTTAATATCAGATAATATTCTTATACCGCTGGAAATGTTTCATGGACTGAGAACCAATAAGTCATGTCAAAATAAGTTTATGGCGATCAAAACGGATATGAGCAAGGCGTATGATAGGATAGAGTGGAGGTTTATTGAGGCTCTTCTTCACAAAATGGGGTTTGATCCTCGTTGGATCAATTTAATGTTTGAATGTATATCTTCGGTTCAATATAGGGTACTTCTCAATGGTCAGCCGCGACGTCTTATAATTCCCCAGCGGGGCTTACGTCAAGGGGACCTTTGTCTCCTTATTTATTTATTATGTGTACTGAGGCATTAATTGTGAATATTAAGAAGGCGGAGAGAATGAAACAATTAACCGGTATGAAGGTAGCAAAAGCTTGTCCAGCATTCTCTCATTTGCTATTTGCCGATGATAGTCTTTTATTTTATAAGGAAAACAAAGAAGAGTGTCAAACCATTCTCAGGATTTTAAAGGAATGCGAGGCTGTTTCTGGGCAACAAATTAATTTCCAGAAATCCTCAATTCAATTTGGACATAAGATCGAAGAATCCAGTCGCTAAGAATTGAGAGATATTTTGGGTATACAGAATCTAGGAGGAATGGGATCTCATTTAGGGTTGCCTGAAAGCCTTGGGGGATCTAAGGTACAAGTGTTTTGTTTTGTTCAAGACCGCTTGAATAATAGAGTTAATGGATGGATTTTTATATTCTTTACTAAAGGAGAAAAAGAGGTGATTATTAAATCGGTGGTCACGGCCCTGCCAAACCATGTGATGTCTGTTTATCGGTTGCCAAAAGCCACAGTAAAGAAGCTAACGAGTGCAGTAGCTCAGTTTTGGTGGAGCCCAGGAGGGAGCACAAAAGGCATGCATTGGAAATCATGAGATAAGTTTTGTGTGCCTAAAGATAATGGTGGACTAGGTTTTAAGGATCTTATGGATTTTAACACAGCGATTCTTGGAAAGCAACTGTGGAGGCTGATTGAGAAGCCAAATACTTTTTTTTCTAGAATCTTCAAAGGACGGTATTACATGAATGCTCCACTCCTAGAACCGATCTGATCTTACTCCCTATCATATGGCTGGATGAGTATTATATCTGCTAGATCTTTGGTTTGTAAAGGACTAATTAAAAGGGTGGGAACATGTTCATCTATTTCGGTATGGAATGATCCTTGGATTCCAGCCACTCGCCCGAGACCAGCAAACAAAAACTTTCAAAATAGTTACCCGGACCTCACAGTAGATTCCCTCATTAATTTGGAATCCCGAACTTGGAACCTTCAGACAATTAGGGATTTGGTGGATCCTCATGACATAAAAATTATTGAAAGTATCCCATTAAGTAGAAATCAGATGAAAGATAGGAATAGATGACATTTCACTAACAATGGAAAATATTCGGTAAAGTAAGGGTATCAAGTGGAACGGGTCTATCCTGATAAGGAAAAACCATCAGATTTTTATGGGACCACAGTGGATATACTAAAAGCCTTCTGTTGGGAAGTGCGGTGCCCGCCGAAGATAAAGCATTTGTTATGACAACTCCTTTTAGGTTGTATAGCGGTAATGAAAAACCTAAAAGCGAGAGGAATACAAAGGGATATATGTTGTGCTCGATGCGGAGATCCGGAGGAATCAATAAACCATGTGTTTTTTGAATGTCCTCTAGCACGTCAAGTGTGGGCATTATCTAAAATACCATCGAATCCCAATATTTTCTTACTAGTTATTTTTTTGGTAACATGAATCATCTTTTTTGGAGAGTCAATCCAAAGATGGATGACCACCAATTTGCATGGATATTATGGTATATATGGAAAGGTCGGAATAATAAAGTGTGTAGTAATCTGGATATTGATCCAAGGGAAACACTTAAATTAACAGAATTGGAAATAATCACTTTGGGCTGAGGCACAGGTACCCACTGATCAGAAGAGGTAGCATCAGGTACAGACCAGACCCACATTAGCAACTTCAGGACGATGGTGTTTAATTTATAGATGGTTCATGGAAAGATAAGGAACTATTTTTGGGACAAGGCTGGTATAGTACTTTACCGGGCTTTGATGGTTTATTAGGAGCAAGGAATGTAAGGGCATGTTTTTCACCTCTTCATTCGGAGGTGGAGACTTTGATTTGGGCAATGGAATGTATGAAGAATTTAATACAGTTTCAGGTTACGTTTGCAACGGATTGTTCTCAATTGATGAAGATGGTTTCAGAACCAGAAGAATGGCCAGCATTTGAAAGTCATCCGGAAGATATCAAACTTTTAAGAAGAAGTTTCCTCAACTCAGACATCGTTTATGAACCTCGGACAGAGAACCTACGAGCGGATAGCTTAGCACACAGTGCTAGGAAACAACCGTCTTTCGTCGTTCACATGAATGCGGAGTTACCGATTTGGTTTATAGAGTCAATATGAGTTTGTGAATGTATTGTTGTAAAAAAAAGCTATATTATTTAAACAAAACAGTATTTTTACTTATAAATCCATAAAATACTAAAATGATAATGTTAAAGTATATTTTCTTAAACACAACAACATGTAAATATTCATTATCTTAAGCATATTTCTTTTATATTATATAAATAAATAAAGTTAAAATATATATTATATGCAATATGTATAAATTAAAGAAAAAAAACATATTTTGAAAGAGGTTCTCTATTTTATTATTTCATATTGTTATTTTATTGCTTAACTCGAAAATATATTAGTAAATAATAAAATTAATAACAAAATAAAATATAGTAAACAAATCAATATATATTAATAGTACCTGATAAAAAAATATAAACAACAATAGTATAAAGTTACACAATATATAACAATAAAATGAAAATTATATATTTATAATATTTATAATAATATCAAATATATTTATAAAATAGAGAACTATCCGTACGGATGCTCGGGTTAAAATCTAGTTATCCATTACATTTGCAAAACACACGGTCAAAGACTCCAAATCAATTAACAATGATGCTAAGTTAAACAACAATAAAAAAACGTTCTTCTTATTTTAATATCTCAAGGGAAACTTTTTTTGGTGTACGTAACTTGACAGAATTTTCGAAAAATTAGTAACTCGATTTAACTAGTAATTAACATGCGTTTCTAGTCACTCTCCACAACATGACTTGGTTGTATATACATACATATTCGAGAGGGCCACATTAAATCTAAGCCGTCCATGCGTCAAGCAGCAGCCACGAATCGTAGCCGTAGAAATGACGCGATGATGGGGAATCAAGAAGTGGAGTGCTTGTCCCACGTGTTGGCAAAACAGAACACACAAGAACAAAATGGTCAGCTCTTACGGCAGCTTAACGCTACGACAATATCCTTAATCTGTTCCTTCCTTGACAGACGGACGGCTCTGGTTCATTGACACAAACAGTGCATAAATCAACGGCTACGTTTCGACTTTTGAGTGTAATGATCTCACTCGCTCTCATCGAGTGCACATTCTTGCTTCACAAGGACGCTAACTAACTATTGTC
The DNA window shown above is from Brassica oleracea var. oleracea cultivar TO1000 chromosome C3, BOL, whole genome shotgun sequence and carries:
- the LOC106329201 gene encoding uncharacterized protein LOC106329201 isoform X1, with the translated sequence MEIFGLDMESITRLQRVQNEIIEEMRSHGLIGSHGFIVRLWILPSGLLLLKQALCLVSSNQSQRVELDMAKIRKGVLRLAQISARIETRIVDELYLDLASIHPAVSGSANFMLVVHLDNRNISGNGGYLDMVFGLGWTRRSHLLSIEELLGKYHFGADYYLSISILKAIKRNVFLKKKELLGIIKCWYFGRRLRRQHLY
- the LOC106329201 gene encoding uncharacterized protein LOC106329201 isoform X2, whose translation is MEAVWDLWVQNEIIEEMRSHGLIGSHGFIVRLWILPSGLLLLKQALCLVSSNQSQRVELDMAKIRKGVLRLAQISARIETRIVDELYLDLASIHPAVSGSANFMLVVHLDNRNISGNGGYLDMVFGLGWTRRSHLLSIEELLGKYHFGADYYLSISILKAIKRNVFLKKKELLGIIKCWYFGRRLRRQHLY